A single Pedobacter sp. PACM 27299 DNA region contains:
- a CDS encoding TonB-dependent receptor plug domain-containing protein, with protein MLFKNSVYFMALMGSSITLNAQTAKPLADTTKLNEVMVQENRLQLPFSKQNRNIWIIDREKIKSLPARSVSELLSYVTGIDVRQRGPGGTQADISIDGGTFDETLVLLNGVKITDPQTGHNMMNLPITMDDIDHIEVLRGSASRVYGINALTGAINIVTRSPQKTGISANVFAGSSFKQKDGAGGIYLNNGQHLSGTLTLDQSSHLFSIGRESGNGYRYNTAFNNQKLYYQGKIKVGKEDQLEVMAGYTYNKFGANGFYAAPNDKESEETVKTAIASLAYTTKITAQWTMVPRISYRNNVDNYLFNKVTLAYPPNHHVSNVLDAELNNTIQTGFGTFGVGLETRTEYIKSSSLGKRNRSNSGFFGEYKFEPFDRLSVNVGAYTNYNSDYGWQAFPGLDIGYNIYGNWRLYGNLGTGQRLPTYTDLYYKGQTNIGNDQLRPEKSKYAEAGLKFNNAHFTANASYFTRRINDFIDWAKEKITDPYQPQNYGQVNTTGLTLSGDYRWTAPSGSTGILNGFRLGAAYTYLDPTIKTTISTANISRYALRSLKNQLNGTLTTSFCQVMDLTIAARYQDRITYKDYTVIDAKLAYKQSHYNIYVDAGNLFNAQFIEAEAIPMPGSWYTLGFKLNY; from the coding sequence ATGCTTTTTAAAAATTCCGTGTATTTTATGGCCCTGATGGGTTCCAGCATAACTTTAAATGCACAAACAGCCAAACCTTTGGCTGACACCACAAAATTAAATGAAGTCATGGTGCAAGAAAACCGACTTCAACTTCCTTTTTCGAAACAAAATAGAAACATCTGGATCATTGACCGGGAAAAGATCAAGAGCTTACCGGCCAGATCAGTTAGTGAATTACTTAGCTATGTAACTGGTATTGATGTTCGTCAACGCGGTCCTGGCGGTACTCAGGCAGACATCAGTATCGATGGTGGTACCTTTGATGAAACATTGGTTTTACTCAATGGCGTTAAAATTACTGATCCGCAGACAGGTCACAATATGATGAATCTCCCCATTACTATGGATGATATTGACCATATTGAAGTCCTGCGTGGCTCTGCATCCAGAGTTTACGGCATCAACGCATTAACCGGAGCGATAAATATTGTAACCCGCAGTCCGCAGAAGACCGGCATTTCAGCCAATGTGTTTGCTGGAAGTAGTTTCAAACAGAAAGATGGTGCTGGCGGTATTTACTTAAACAATGGCCAGCATCTGAGTGGCACCCTCACTTTAGATCAATCCAGTCATTTATTCTCCATCGGACGGGAATCAGGCAATGGATACCGTTACAATACTGCTTTCAATAACCAGAAACTATATTATCAGGGAAAAATCAAAGTGGGAAAAGAAGACCAGCTGGAGGTGATGGCTGGATATACCTACAATAAATTCGGTGCAAATGGATTCTATGCTGCACCAAATGATAAAGAATCAGAAGAAACCGTAAAAACAGCGATTGCTTCTCTGGCTTATACTACAAAAATCACAGCGCAGTGGACCATGGTTCCAAGGATCAGTTACCGTAATAACGTGGATAATTACCTGTTTAACAAGGTAACATTAGCTTACCCTCCTAATCATCACGTAAGCAATGTCCTGGATGCAGAATTAAACAATACGATACAAACGGGCTTCGGTACCTTCGGAGTAGGTCTGGAAACCAGGACAGAATATATTAAGAGCAGCAGTCTCGGCAAGAGAAACCGCAGCAATTCCGGTTTTTTTGGAGAATATAAATTTGAACCTTTCGATCGTTTATCAGTTAATGTTGGCGCCTATACCAATTACAATTCTGACTATGGATGGCAAGCTTTTCCTGGCCTGGACATTGGCTACAATATTTACGGAAACTGGCGGTTATATGGCAATCTAGGTACTGGGCAGCGTTTGCCAACCTACACCGACCTTTATTATAAAGGACAAACCAATATCGGGAATGACCAATTACGTCCTGAAAAGTCAAAATATGCCGAAGCTGGACTTAAGTTCAATAACGCGCATTTCACCGCAAATGCGAGTTATTTTACGCGCCGGATCAATGATTTTATTGATTGGGCAAAGGAAAAAATAACCGATCCTTATCAGCCACAAAACTATGGCCAGGTGAATACTACAGGATTGACTTTAAGTGGAGATTATCGCTGGACTGCCCCTTCCGGCAGCACTGGCATCCTGAACGGCTTCCGACTGGGCGCTGCTTACACCTATCTGGATCCAACAATTAAAACTACAATTTCTACTGCCAACATCTCCAGATATGCCTTAAGAAGTTTGAAGAATCAATTGAACGGTACTTTAACGACTTCTTTCTGCCAGGTAATGGATTTAACAATTGCGGCCCGTTATCAAGACCGTATTACTTATAAAGATTACACGGTGATCGATGCAAAACTGGCCTACAAGCAATCTCATTACAATATTTATGTGGATGCAGGCAACCTGTTTAATGCACAATTTATTGAAGCGGAAGCCATTCCAATGCCAGGATCCTGGTACACTTTAGGCTTTAAGCTGAATTATTAG
- a CDS encoding MutS-related protein produces the protein MTNFKMDRQTFRDLNVFNDASVDESIFSFFKSTRTLGGKEKIQEMMERPSSDIHLLNGRQSTIKYFHDYKLQMEVKSEQLDLISYYLKFNKVLSRNNMLDALVDFVGNKSTNDYYIVIKGLEFLISTLKYLSRFIAEQDLTIVPEYLKNKLEEIERILNMEPLKAAMGLQEKKLKFYQVSKLDHSFRGTSQTVLLHLLQLIYELDAYEAIATVARKRQFCFPEYSESENLEMGLVGFFHPSFDQPVKNDIFLNQAENMVFLTGSNMAGKSSLLKSLGLAVYLAHIGFPVPASSMKTAVFNGLLTTINLPDQLGQGLSHYYSEVKRVKEAATALLENNRMFIVFDELFRGTNVRDAYDASFLIISELTAIRNSVFFISTHLVELAAALKPLNHITFKYLDTFFEGEKPVFTYRLKAGVSEERLGMYIIQKEGIVDMIRAVSSKA, from the coding sequence ATGACTAATTTTAAAATGGATCGTCAAACTTTTAGGGACCTGAATGTATTTAACGATGCATCGGTTGACGAATCTATATTCAGTTTTTTTAAATCAACGAGAACATTAGGAGGGAAGGAGAAAATTCAGGAAATGATGGAAAGGCCATCTTCTGATATTCATTTACTGAATGGGCGTCAATCTACGATCAAATATTTTCATGACTATAAGCTCCAGATGGAGGTTAAAAGCGAACAATTAGACTTGATCAGCTATTACCTGAAATTCAATAAAGTACTTTCCAGAAATAATATGCTGGATGCTTTGGTGGATTTCGTAGGGAATAAGTCTACCAACGACTATTATATCGTAATTAAAGGGTTAGAGTTTCTGATCAGTACTTTGAAATATCTTTCCCGTTTTATAGCTGAACAGGACTTGACAATAGTGCCGGAATATTTGAAGAATAAACTGGAAGAGATCGAAAGGATATTGAATATGGAGCCTTTAAAGGCTGCTATGGGGCTTCAGGAAAAAAAGCTTAAGTTTTATCAGGTGAGTAAGTTAGACCATAGCTTTCGTGGGACATCGCAAACGGTACTCCTCCATTTGTTACAGCTGATTTATGAACTGGACGCTTATGAAGCCATTGCTACAGTGGCCAGAAAAAGACAATTCTGCTTTCCTGAATATTCAGAGAGTGAAAATCTGGAGATGGGGCTCGTTGGTTTCTTCCATCCTTCCTTTGATCAGCCCGTTAAAAATGATATTTTTTTGAATCAAGCTGAAAACATGGTTTTTCTTACCGGATCTAATATGGCAGGTAAATCATCCCTGTTAAAGTCGTTGGGATTGGCTGTTTACCTGGCGCATATAGGCTTTCCAGTTCCTGCAAGTTCAATGAAAACAGCTGTTTTTAATGGTCTATTGACCACAATTAACCTACCAGATCAGCTCGGACAAGGCCTCAGCCATTATTATTCTGAAGTAAAACGGGTAAAAGAAGCTGCAACGGCACTCCTGGAAAATAACCGAATGTTTATCGTTTTTGACGAACTTTTTAGAGGAACAAATGTAAGAGATGCTTATGATGCTTCGTTCCTGATCATTTCAGAACTGACGGCCATCCGTAATTCGGTATTTTTTATCTCTACACATCTGGTAGAGCTTGCAGCTGCGCTCAAGCCACTAAATCATATTACTTTCAAATACCTGGATACCTTTTTTGAAGGAGAAAAGCCGGTATTTACATACCGGCTCAAAGCAGGGGTTTCTGAAGAACGTTTAGGGATGTACATCATCCAAAAAGAAGGAATTGTGGATATGATCCGTGCTGTTTCCTCAAAAGCCTAA
- a CDS encoding tRNA-(ms[2]io[6]A)-hydroxylase produces the protein MLGLKLLTDPRWANIAESNLEEILTDHAWCEQKAATNAITLITNNSEHMDLVEELTAIAIEEMQHFQMVIEIINKRGYTLGRERKDDYVGRLVKFSRRDGSRNNAFIDRLLFAAMIEARSCERFRVLSQNIKDPELAKFYHDLMVSEAGHYTTFLNFARKYTIDVDVDARWKEWLAFEGELIQSYGNKEAIHG, from the coding sequence ATGCTTGGACTAAAATTATTAACAGACCCCCGTTGGGCTAATATTGCAGAATCGAATTTAGAAGAAATACTAACGGATCATGCCTGGTGCGAACAAAAAGCCGCAACAAATGCGATTACTTTAATTACTAATAATTCTGAGCACATGGATTTGGTAGAAGAACTCACCGCCATTGCGATTGAAGAAATGCAGCATTTTCAAATGGTGATCGAAATTATCAATAAACGCGGATATACTCTCGGAAGAGAGCGTAAAGATGATTACGTGGGCCGATTAGTGAAATTTAGCCGTAGAGATGGCAGTAGAAATAATGCTTTTATTGACAGACTTTTATTTGCCGCAATGATTGAAGCAAGGAGCTGCGAGCGTTTCCGCGTGCTGTCACAAAACATCAAAGACCCTGAACTGGCGAAGTTTTATCATGATCTTATGGTATCAGAAGCTGGTCACTATACGACTTTTTTAAATTTTGCCCGTAAATATACCATTGATGTAGATGTGGATGCGAGGTGGAAAGAATGGTTAGCCTTTGAAGGCGAACTGATCCAAAGTTATGGCAATAAAGAAGCGATACACGGCTAA
- a CDS encoding glycosyltransferase: MSEKKTLIIGLVWPEPCSSAAGTRMLQLIDFFIAEGQQVIFACAAAKTVYSFDLPGKGVTELVIELNDDVFNGLIREISPDIVLFDRFVVEEQYGWRVQQECPDAIRILDTEDLHCLRHARQQAIKSGEPFQISDLFTDMAKREIAAILRCDLSLIISELEMKILKETFHIDPSLIYYLPFLEETLEEKDLKHWPSFEERAGFVFIGNYLHEPNWHTLQTLKTAIWPLLRKKLPGIALHIYGAYSNQKVMQLHNEKEKFLVNGRAEDAKTAIAQHKVLLAPIQFGAGLKGKFIDAMLTGTPNVTSTIGAEAMAGDLNWNGLIADDPELFITAAVTLYQMKDKWLQAQQNGINLLNNRYAKSAFLPAFRITLENLTAQLKTHRQHNFFGQILQYHNASSTKYMSLWITEKKRHRP; the protein is encoded by the coding sequence ATGAGCGAAAAGAAAACATTAATTATCGGTTTAGTATGGCCAGAGCCATGCTCATCAGCAGCAGGAACAAGAATGCTTCAGCTGATTGATTTCTTTATTGCTGAGGGTCAACAGGTGATTTTTGCTTGCGCAGCAGCTAAAACCGTATATAGTTTTGACCTGCCAGGAAAAGGCGTTACCGAACTGGTTATTGAATTAAATGATGATGTTTTTAATGGATTGATTCGGGAAATTTCTCCCGATATCGTACTTTTCGACCGCTTCGTAGTGGAAGAACAATATGGCTGGCGGGTACAGCAGGAATGTCCTGATGCAATTAGAATCCTGGATACGGAAGACCTTCATTGTTTGCGCCATGCGCGGCAACAGGCTATAAAAAGCGGAGAGCCTTTCCAAATCAGTGATTTATTTACGGATATGGCGAAAAGAGAAATCGCTGCTATTCTGCGATGCGACCTTTCTTTGATCATTTCCGAACTGGAAATGAAAATCTTAAAGGAAACTTTTCATATCGATCCTTCTTTAATTTACTACCTCCCATTTTTAGAAGAAACATTGGAAGAAAAAGACCTTAAGCACTGGCCATCTTTTGAAGAAAGAGCAGGATTTGTGTTTATTGGCAATTACTTACATGAACCGAATTGGCATACCCTGCAAACCTTAAAAACAGCAATATGGCCATTGCTTCGGAAAAAATTACCGGGCATAGCCCTGCATATTTATGGGGCTTACAGCAATCAGAAAGTGATGCAGCTCCACAATGAAAAAGAGAAATTTCTGGTTAATGGCCGTGCTGAAGATGCTAAGACAGCGATTGCTCAGCATAAAGTACTGCTCGCACCGATTCAATTTGGCGCTGGCTTGAAAGGGAAATTCATAGATGCCATGTTAACGGGTACACCAAATGTGACGAGTACCATTGGTGCGGAAGCCATGGCTGGCGATTTAAACTGGAATGGGCTCATCGCCGATGATCCTGAGCTTTTCATAACCGCAGCAGTTACTTTATATCAAATGAAAGATAAATGGCTGCAAGCGCAACAAAATGGTATCAATCTCTTAAATAATCGCTATGCTAAATCGGCATTTTTACCGGCTTTTAGAATAACCTTGGAAAACTTAACTGCTCAGCTAAAAACTCATCGCCAGCATAATTTCTTTGGCCAGATCCTGCAATACCACAATGCCAGCAGCACTAAATACATGTCTTTATGGATTACTGAAAAGAAACGGCATCGCCCTTAA